The DNA sequence AAGGCAATATTCGCCGCGAGGCTGTCGTCGGCGACATAGATGTGCTGCGGCACATACCCCAGTTGTTGCTGCCAGGCCGTCACATTCGCCGCCGTGATCGGCAGGCCGTCCACGAGCAGGGAGCCGTGTTGCGGGGCAATCAGCCCCAGAATGAGATCCACGATCGTGGTCTTCCCGGCCCCCGTGCTCCCGACCAACGCGATCGTCGCATTCCGCGGGATCGTCAGCGTGAACTGATCGAGCACCGGCGCGCGCCCCGGGGAGTAGGCGAAGCGAATGTTCCGGAGGACAATCTCCCGCTCAAAGGTCACGCGGCGCCGCGCTCGGGCCCCCGCGGCGGGGCCTCGCGGACGGGGACGCGCGCCGACCCTGTCAGCTGCGCTTCCAGCGCCTCCAAGGAGCTCAGATTGAACCGGATCTGCGTGGCGCTACTGAAGAGCTGCTGAAAGGCCGGCAGCAACCGGTAGGCCGTGAAGGCATAGAGGACCAGCACCGGCATCGCGTCGGTGAACGCTCGGTGCGTCGCCAGCAGATAGAGCACCACCCCGATCATCGAGCCAAACGCGAGGCTTTCGATCGCGTAGCGCGGCACCAGCGTCACAGTGGCGCTGAGCCACTGATTCCTGGCATACACCGCCGACCAGTGCGCAAACCGTTGGGGATAGGCTTGATCTTGGCCCAGAATCTTGAGCTCCTTGATCCCATGCAACATCTCGGTGGCCAGGCGCACCCGTTCGCGGTGGGCGTGTTTACTGGCCGCGCCCAGGCGGGTCACGAAGTGCCGCACCCCGAGAAACACGCCGGTGTAGAGGGTCCCAAGCACCAGCCCGACTGAGAGCGCCAACCAGGGATCGACCCACAGCACCAGCAGCAGGAGGCTGAGGACGATGACCCCTTTGGCCAGCGCCTGGAGGGTCGGCGCGACGATGCCGTTGGTGACGCGGACCACATCCTCCGTGCAGGACACCACCAGGTGTGAGGTATTGTGGTCCAAAAAATAGGCGTAGGGTTGCCGCAAATAGCTCGTGAGGATCCGCCGGGACAGGTGGTGCCCCAGCCGGCTCGCAAACCGCAAGATGGCCGCCGCGGTGGCGAGCGACACGGCGTTACTGAGGAGCAGGAGCCCCAACGCCCCCAGCCCCAAACCGATCAGAAAGCGCTGGGGGGAGTCGAATGCCAGCCCGGTAAACAGCGCGTGCAACCAGCGATTCGTCTCGATCACGGCCGGGTTGGCCACCACGGCCATGAACGGCAAGATCGAGGTCACGCCCGCGACGTCGATGAAGCCGGCCAGCACCATCGCCCCGAGCAGCAGCGCCGCGCGCCGTTGGTCCCGGGTGGTCAAGAGCTGCCGCAGTCGTGTCAGGGGAAGCCCCATGCCTCCGTCTCCATTCAACGTGACCCTGAGTGACGTTAAAGACTGACCCCGGCCCGCCGGTCCGCGAGAGCCGCCGCCCGCCCCGTTCAGCTCGGCCACGGCAAGGACAGTTCAACTCGGTCAGAGTGATAAATACAACAGGACTTGATCGTCATCACAAACTTCTTCTCGCGTGAGAGCAGAAATTCACGCCGCTATTGCGACCTGTGCATCGCAATCAAGAACCCGTTATGGCCTCCTATTCTATTGAGAATACCGTCGGTCTAGTCCTAGTGAATCCCCTCGTCCAATCAATGATGACTTTGAATGGGCATAACCGAAGGGGAGAAGCCTCAGACGACAATGCATGGACCTCGCTTACAGAATGACGCTCGATCGAGCTATCCATGTCTCATACACAGAAGATCGATGACGATACGATCGTAATCACTCACGATAATTCGCCGAATGAGTGAAGGGATAAATCTGGCTACGACCTAGGGGGAATCTGATTTATTCTCTGTCGCGACGTGCTCAAGGGTGGCGCAGCACTGATAAGGAGACGGACCCCGCATAAACAGACGGTCGCCGCGAGCTCACGTTTGATCAGTATCACAAGCCCACCCGCCGGGGGAAGCGATTCCTCGACGAGGTGAATCGCGTCGTGCCGTGAGTGGAGCTGCGGCATAGTGACTCTGTATTTGGCGCGACGGCGGCTGGCGGCGGGAAGCGCGTGGGTAGGTGTATGAGCAGGGGAAATTGGTAGTCCGACAGTGGGCACCCCCCCGAGAAAGACGCTCCCGGATCAGCAGATTCCCATCTGATTACCCATGGGGATCAACCCAGGAATATATTTCTCAACGTACAGGTGAATCAATCAACCTTCCCCAGGACAACGCGCCGATGTAGACTTTCTGGAGGATGTTCAAGAACGAGCTGGTGCATCATCGGCACGACGAAACTCGTGAGAAGGCTCGGCGAGATATGTCGGAGTACAGCGAGATCTTCTGTAACCGTCAGGGAGGGGCAAGCAGCGCCCTTCGATATTTCGCGGAAAGACAATGTGACAGTGGATTCGCCACGCACAGTACGCACTCAAACAGCTTCGTTCCTCGGACCCTCCATATCATATTCTCAGAGCACCAGAGACGATTGTCCCGCAGCAAGCTACGGGAATATCACAAGTTAAACTGCTACTCGCCCCTCGCTGACAGCGTAATCCAACATATAGCTTGGGAGAGAATTTGATGCCACGCCATTGAGAATCACATGGATGGGTCTGTCTGCGCGCAGTGATCCTATCGCCTGTTTGACGGCTTGCTTGGAAGTCAGGTTGGCTCTTACGACAAGAAGGAGAAAATCGCAATGACTTTCCAGCACATTCATCGTAGCTACCGGAAGAATTGGCGGGGCATTTATGAGGACATAGTCAAATTCCTCTCGCAATTGTGACAAGACACGATTGAGTTGACCAGCCCGTAATAGGTCGTTCGAGTCAGCTACAGCTTCGCCGGCCGGCATAATCCAGCATGGGACATCAGTGAAAGCACTCATGGCCTGCTGCACCGGAATGTCACTTCGGAGACAATCAATAAGCCCATATCGTACCGGTGATTCTAGGAAGGCCCTCAATTCCGGATAGACAAAGTCACAATCCAGCACGAGTACACGCCTACCAAAATCTCGCGACAGAGTATACCCGAGATTAATGACGGTCGTGGTTTTCCCTTCGCCTTTGATGGCACTCGTCACAGCAACAACCATCGATCCCCCGGTCGCATTGAGCAACTGCAATCTCGCCGCAGCCACACGATACTGTTCAGCAGCCATAGAGCGAGGGAACAGCTTCGCAACAAATCTCCGGTCGATCTCGTGCGAACTCGACCGTTCGGCTAGCGGTTGGTTGTTCGGTGCGATCTCCGACTGAGACCTCATGGTCAGTCCCAATGAAGGTCTTGGCAGAGCAGGTGCCTGGAAATACCCCGAGGTGCTGGCCGTACGCCACAGCGATGAAAAATCAGGGATGGCTGCCAGCAGTCGAGGGCCTGCGAGCAGAAATTCTACATCTTCTGCGCTTCGGAACTGAGGAGTGAGGTGTTCACGCAAGAGAGACAACCCTGTCCCTAAAACACACCCGAATAGGAACCCCAGTACTAAAACCCTTGGCTTGTTTGGAATAACCGGCTCCCGCGGCAAAGTGGCGCGATCCAGTATGCGATACTTTCCGCCCTTCTGCCGTTTTCCGATGTTTTCTTCAACCCGTGTATGCAACCGCTTATCAAGGAGCATCGCGTAATTGCTCTTCAAATTGTTGTAGTCTCGTTCGAGAACGAGCAACTCCTGTTCAACGGCAGGCGACCTATCGAGACGTCTTTCAAGATCTCTCTTGGTAGTGCGCAGTTGGTCTAGACGTTGGCGGAGAAGAGCTATCTCGGTTCGCTCTTCGCTCTGCTGTTTCAACAGATCCTGAAGGACCGGGTCCAGCGGCGTCGTTTTGTCCACCCGAAGCGCATCCGGACCATATACATTCGTCAACTCCTCTTCAGTTTGCCGAATTTCCTCCTTCGTTAAGATGATCTCGGGATATCCATCCCAAAATTCAGCTCTGAGTTTGACGAGCTTCTCTCGGAGTTCCTTTAGGTGCCGAAATAGTGGATCGGGTTCCATCGAGCGTGTGGTTCCACTCCTAAAATTCGACTGTCCGGTCGTACGATACAGGTGAACCTCTTGATTCAGCGTGCCAAGTTTGTCGGAGTGACGCTGAAGACTCTCGTTCGTGGCGGCGATCTCTGCTTCTACTCGATCCAAGGCCCGAAGGTTTGTGTCCGTCTGCTGAGGAAGGTTACCGAGATGAGACTTCTTGAAGTTACTGATGTTTTCCTCTCTCTTCTCCAGCTCGCGTTTCATCAATCGAAGTTCTTCTTCGAGAAACTCGCCCGTGCCCTCGATCTCTTTCTCACGCTCACTGTTATTCTCCTCAATGAATTTGTCTGCGATTCGGGCAGTCACCTGCCTGGCCGCTTGTGGGTCCCGATCCAGAAAGGAGACCACAAAGCCATCAACCAAGTTCTGCAAACCTTTTCCGCCGGCTGGGTCGATCATGGCCCGCTCAACCTTCGTCATGCCTGCCAACTCAATCCAACTCGCTACCTCACCTTGGCCATTAGATCCATCCCGGCGCAGACTGAGTTCCTTTGCTATCACCTCCAAGAAATCTTGACTGATAATTTGTTTCTGAATAAGAAAGAGCTGCCTCTCGAAATGTTCATCCGCTCTTTCTCCCTTATTGATAACTTGATCGATCCCCTTGCGTTCTTCCACCACGATCAGCGTCTGTGATTGATAGTATTGAGGAGCAATCAGCAAATACCCGATGGCCAAGGTCAAAGAAAAAGCTATCGCACCCGCAATAACCCACTTGTTGCGTGATGCGATGAGTGCATACTCGCGAACGGAAGCCATCCCTGTTTGTTCTACTGAGGCGGTTGACTCAGGATATTGCATGCATACCCTCCGAACAGCTTCCGTTACGGTATTACAGTCTAGCGAGACTCAGATAGAAGACGCACCGCAGAATCGACGACACATCTCTAGACTTACAAGGTACTAACCGGCAATGCCGAAGACTCCGGATCTGAGACGCAGGTTTGGAACATCGGAACGATCTCTTTGAGTCGTTCGAGTAATACACCGGCCGCATCGCCATAACTTGCAGCCTCCAAACCAGACAGCTTTTCTCGAAACTCTTCGAAGTTGAGTTGGCTTACTGTCCGGATCTGCAAGATTTTCTCCAAGGATGATCGCACGGCAACCTCTCCCTCACCGACTAATTCCTCATACAGCTTTTCCCCAGGACGGAGTCCGACGAATCGAATAGGAATATCCTTCCCCGGATTGAGCCCGGACAATCGTATCAGACTCCGAGCAATATCAAGGACTTTGATTTGCTCTCCCATATCCAGGATATAAATGTGGCCTTGCTCGCCGATGGTTGCCGCCTGAAGCACCAACTGAACTGCTTCAGGGATCAGCATAAAGTATCGTCGGATCTCCGGGTGTGTAACAGTGACGGGTCCACCGGCCCTGATTTGTTCCTGGAATCGCAGCAACACACTGCCACTGCTCCCAAGAACATTGCCAAAGCGTACCAGAAGGAAGCGAGTCCGACTAGTCCTTGCAATATCCTGGATAACAAGTTCAGCTACTCGTTTGGTAGCTCCCATCACGCTTGATGGATTGACCGCTTTATCAGTCGAAATATGCACGAATTGCTCGACCCCGTAGAGGCTCGCGGCTTCAGCCGTTACACGTGTGCCGATGCAGTTATTCTTCACGGCCTCCATGGGATTCAGCTCCACGAGAGGCACATGCTTGTGCGCTGCCGCATGAAACAAGATCTGTGGTTTATACTCTTCCAGCACCGAACAGAGCCGCTGGGCATCGGTCACATCACCAATCAACGGGACAACGGGGAAAACAAGTCTTCGATCATCTAATTCTTTATGAATGTTGTACAAACTGTTCTCATGTCGCTCATAGAGCAAGAGCACTTTGGGCTCGAACAAGGCAATTTGACGAGCCAATTCCGACCCAATCGACCCGCCGGCACCGGTAATCAGCACACACTTGCCCCTAACCATCTGTCTCGTCGCTTCCTTGTCAAGATCAATGGGAGCTCTTGACAAAAGGTCCGGGATCGAAACATTGCGGATCTGACTGACGGCACTTTGGTCCGTGAGAAGTTCCTCCTTGGCGGGCAAGGTTTTGATTGATATGTTATACGGCTCCAATGTGATAACGAGGTCTCGCAGAAACTCAGGAGTCGCATTCGGTTCCGCAACCACCACTACTTCCGGTTTGAGCCCTTCTACAAGCTTGGGAAGATCCCGCACTGTGCCCAACACTCTGACTCCATGGATGCGCTGATTAAGAAGACCAGCGTTATCGTCGACAAATCCGATCGGCTGACAGTTGAATATCGTTCGAGTTTTCATCTCCCGAACGACGCGTTCGCCTGAGTCTCCAGCGCCGACGACCAAAACTCTCCGCTTTTTCTGAAAAATCGGTTTATCACGAAGAACGCGAGCGGGCAATCTCACTCCGGCCAGAAGGCCGATGAGCAGGATGGCATCTATGGCAAATATAGAACGCGGGTAACTATAAATCCCCATCACCCAATGAACCCAGCCATAAAATACGACCGTACTTGTTAAGACCCCCCCTATAATATTTTGGAGATCCCACAGACTCGTATACCTCCACAAACCTTCGTTCAGGCCAAACAAGGCAAACGCTACTCCTCGAATGGCCACCAGCGCGAGTACTGTTTGCTCGAAGGTGTGAAGCTCCCCATCGGGGATGCTCCCATCATATCTCAGGGCGAATGCAAAGTAGTTTGCCAGAAGGATCAAACCCACATCAAGAACGACAACAATTGGTTTTCGCCACCTCATAATAAAGGACGACAGACTCGTCCAAGGAGAGGCCAGGGAAGGCTCGACAGCGGCCTTTAGTTCAGGATGTGTGAAAACTACTACCGGAAGCCCAGCAATATGCAGCAATGTTTGTATGATAATGGCGAGATCGAGGCGCAAAGACATATGCCGGATATAGAACTTTGCCAATCGAAGCTTTTCCGGAAGAACTTTAAGCTGATATTCTTCTTCGGGATTTGATGAATACGCGAGGATCGACGCCTCATCGATATATCTCAACGAGGCCAAGTCTGTAATCCCAGGACGGACCGTGAGCACTTCAGAAAACTCAGAACGTAGGCGTTCAACATAACGCGGGACTTCCGGCCTTGGGCCGACAAAGCTCATATCACCGACGAGAACATTCCATAGCTGGGGCAGTTCATCGAGCTTGCATTTCCGTAGTATTCGACCGATTCTCGTAATGCGAGAATCTTGTCCTACTGTAAGAGGCAAGCCGGAACCAGGAGCATCCACAGCCATGGTTCTGAATTTCTGTATGGCGAAGGGACGAAACCCCTGTCCTACTCGAATCTGACGAAAGATCACCGGGCCCTGAGAATCCAGCTTGATCAATACGGAAATGATCGCCAGCAGTGGCGCCGTAAACACCAACCCCAGGGCGGCCATGCAGACGTCAAATGTGCGTTTCATCACCGGCGGTTCCTCTTGATAAGCTCACGAACGGTCTCAATCACACGATTGACCTCGCCCTCCGTCATCTTCGAGTACAACGGCAATGAAACGATCCGTTCGAATGCTCTGCTAGCAACGGGGAAATCCTCAGGTCGGTAGCCTCCCCTGTCCCGATGATAGGGATGCAAATGGAGGGGAATAAAGTGCACGCTGCAGCCGATACCGGCTTGTTGCAGTTGCCGGATGAATTCATCGCGACCGATCTGCAAACGATCCAGATTCAACTGAATGACGTACAGATGCCATGCATGCTGTACATGGGACGCGGCTGGAGGACACATTATCTCGGGGAGATCGTGAAAACCTTCCTGATACAGAGTGGTATAGTGTTCGCGTCCTTTCCAAAAACGTTCACACTTCTTCAATTGAGCCAAACCAAGCGCCGCGGCGATATCCGTCAGATTGTACTTAAAACCAGGCGAGAGTATTTCGTAATACCACGAACCTTGCGCAGAGTAGCGATTCCACGCATCTCGACTGAGACCATGCAAACTCATCATCCGCATGCGAGCCGCCCATTCGGCGTTATTCGTGGTAACCATTCCGCCTTCGCCTGTGGTGATATTCTTCGTCGCGTAGAATGAAAAACACGTGGCATCAGAGATCCCGCCGATCATTTTGCCATGATATCGAGCCGGCAAAGCATGGGCGGCATCTTCGATCACGTATAGATTATGATTCTGTGCGATCGTGTGAATGGGTTTCAGGTCGCACGGATGCCCAGCAAAATGGACAGGAATGATCGCTTTCGTTTTATCTGTGATGGCCTGTTGGATACAATCCGTGTTTAGATTCAGCGTGTCCGGCATGCAATCGATCAGAACTGGTCGAGCTTTGAAGTAGGTCACCACCTCAGCCGTTGCGGCAAAGGTCATTGTCGGGACCAGCACTTCATCCCCCTCGCTCACACCAGCTGCTTCAAGGGCAAGATGGAGGGCGGCCGTACAGGAATTAACTGCGACAGCGTGCTCAGCTCCAACCATTGCGGCAAATTCCCGCTCAAATTCCCGCACCTTGGGCCCCGTTGTCAACCAACCAGAGCGAAGTACCTCCACTACTTCTGATACTTCTTCTTCGCCAACATCAGACCTATGAAAAGGCAAAAATTCTTTCATTCACAGATCTCCTCTTCGGCTAACAAACATGCCCGCCCAGAGCTCTACTTTCCCATAATTCCGGAAAAGCACAACCCACCTTTGGAGGGGCCATGAAGCTGTATCTGTTGAAGAAAAATACCCCAAGGATCAAATGAGATCAATCCTACAACATTAGAAGGCTCAAGGCTATTGAGGAATATTGAATTAGAGTTTTATAATCTCTAAGGGTTGATGTGGCTAAGCGGAGCCACCTTCAGGAAGAACAGATCACCATAGAGTTTCTCTGCCCTGATTACAAATTGTATCGCCATGGGACTGCCGTCGATTGCCAGAAGATTCTCTATTTAAAACATATATTTACATGAGAAAGCTTACGGGGTTTTATTCAGCTAGATTGCAGTATTTCGACGTGCTTTCTTGTAAATAGGCAATCCGGGCTGAACTGGTGGCATTGCGTAGTGTTCTGCAAGAAATCCATGGAGGCTGGAAGGAGATGCAGACCGATCTCGATGCCTAGCTGGCGGAGTACAATCAGCAGCGGCCGCATGAGGGGCGCTAAGGTGCAGGGTGACATCTTGACCTATACAAATGATCGTGCGCACAGCCTTATCGTTTCCACTTCATCAAACACGTTGCGTCCATGATCAACTGCGCCCACGAGTATTGGCAATCTTGTGCCATATCCATCGAGCTTCAAGAGCACTCCGCTCCTTCTGAGTAATAACGTAATGACCACGCGCGCGCAGAATGTAATCCAATAGAGTGTTGACCGGAACAAACCATCCGTTCATTTTGCTCAATCGTTCCATGAGCATCTTAAAACGCTCATTGAGCCTGCCGTTTTCAAGAAATCTGGAGGCAAAATGGGTGTACATAATGCACGCCCCACCTTCCATCGCCAATCTGTCCTGACTTGCCTCGCTTACTGTCACATTGAACGAGTCGACATTCGCCCCTTCCGAGGAGGCAAACCAGTAATTGACGAATGGGCGCGCAGCATCATGATAAGGCATTACCGGGCAAGCCTTGAACGTATTCACGTCTCCAAATACAAAATTCCTGACATACTTGGTTTTCTCTCGGCAGAGATCGCCCCAGAACAGCGGACTTCCTTCAATGTGGCCTTGGGACACGTTGTTATTCCCGCTCCTCTTCAGATTCAACGTATTATAGATAAGCCGGCGAACACCAGAAACACGGGCGCTACCCCAATAAATATTTTCTCGGCAACCAGTATGATTCGCTACCGAATAGGGATCATGCCCGAACAGCTGCCGAAATCTCTCGAGCCCACGAGAGGTCTGCTCTCGAGTGGACGTATGATATGTAGCGTTATGAAACCCGATTTCGAATCCCTGCTCCTTTAGACCAAGGACCGACTTAAGATAGCGCTCGTCTTCACACGTGGTCCCACCCACCTTAGGTATGTCGTCTCCTCGGATAGGCCAGACCGCCTTCGTCGTGCGGAGACCGAGATCACGAAGAAAAGAATACACAACCTCCAACGTCTCAACCGAATCCCCATCAGGATCGTCGAAGATAGTAAACGCAAAATCTTTTCCCTCTGGCCAATCAATCTTTTGGATCATGCATCCACCTGGTTACTCGCGATGAAAGAAGTAGCGCATGGAGAGAGATGCTCGACACCGACAAATCTGCACTTCAGAACATTCTATTTCGGAGACAATTGCTCATGGCTACCTGTAGAACGCTGTTATCGCCTCCACCACCTCGGTCTGTTGTTCGCCAGTCAGCTCGGGATAGATGGGAACCGCGACAGTCTCCTTGGCTGCGCGCTCCGACTCAGGAAAGTCTCCCTCCCGGTAACCTAAGTAGGAAAAACATTCTTGCAGATGGAACGGGACCGGATAGTAAATTTCCGCCCCGATTCCTTTCTGCTTCAAATGGGTCATGAGGGCATCTCGCTGCTCAACTCTGAGCACAAATTGGTTATAAATGTGGTAGTGCTTCGCGCCCGAGTTGCGATAGACAGGCTCTGGCAATTTCACTTTCCCCTTCTGCATGAGGCCGCTCTGCTTAAACAAGCTCTCGTACCGACTGGCGTTCTCCTGCCGTCTTTTGGTCCACCCATCAAGGTAGTTGAGCTTGACGTTTAGAACTGCGGCCTGAATCGTATCGAGACGGAAGTTCCCTCCAATTCGCTTGTGATAATACTTGGGCTTGCTGCCATGGACTCGCAGGACTCGCATCCGCTCGGCGAGATCAGGATCGTTGGTCACGACCATTCCGCCATCGCCCAAGCATCCAAGATTCTTGCTCGGAAAAAACGACAGGCAGCCGATGGTTCCAATGCTGCAGGCTCGTCGCCCGTCGCCATATTCCGAACCAATGGCTTGGGCCGCATCCTCGATGACGCTCAGACTGTGCTGCTTGGCCACATCCATAATCGGGGCCATATCGGCGCATTGTCCGTAAAGATGGACCGGAATAATCGCCTTGCTGTTGGCCGTCAGCGCCGACTTAATTTTTGCAGGATCGAGGTTATAGGTGACGGGATCAATGTCTACAAGCACCGGTTTAGCGCCCAGTCGCACGACTGCTCCGGCCGTGGCAAAGAAGGAATACGGCGTGGTGAGGACCTCATCACCGGGGCCGATACCGAGAGCCATGAGGGCGACCAGCAGGGCGTCGGTCCCGGAGCTCACGCCGATACCATACGTCGTCTGGCAATAGACAGCGACTCGTTCCTCCAACTTACCGACATCCGGACCGAGAATAAAGGCTTGGCTCCGGAACGTCCGCTCCAACGCCGCCATGATTTCCTGCTGGAGCGGTTCGTGATGCGCTTTCAAATCAAGTAATGGAACACCCATGAAGATCTCCTTTCCTAAACTGCCGTCATTCCGGTACGTTCGACGCGGTATTGTTGCCCACAGGTCGGACAGGCGGCTTTCTTACCCTTGACGCGGAGTTTCACCCCGCACAGACACATCCAACCTGTCACCCGTCCGGGATTGCCTACTACGAGTGCGTGATCCGGCACGTCCTTGGTCACCACCGTTCCTGCACCGACGAATGCATATCGCCCGATTGTAATCCCGCACAAAATGGTTGAATTGGCCCCCAGTGTGGTTCCTCGTTTTACAAGCGTCTGCCGCAGCTCGTTCATACGAGGAATCTCGCTTCGAGGATTAAACACGTTTGTAAATACCATTGATGGCCCGCAGAAGACATGGTCTTCAAGTGTGACGCCTTCATATACGGACACGTTATTTTGAATTTTGACTCCATGGCCCACGGTAACACGGGGACCGACGACAACATTCTGCCCGATTTTGCAGTTCTTCCCGATACGCGATCCTTTGAGGATATGAGACGTGTGCCAAATACTCGTTCCCTCGCCTATTTCCACCGCTTCGTCAACGAAGGCCGATTCATGGGCAAAGTAATGTCTATCTGGCTTCGAGGCAGCTGTTGTCCTGGGCTGACCGGACTTCTGTTCCAGCGCCTCTTGGCATCGCTGCAACACGGACAGTACCCGCAACCCTTCCTCCCCGTCCGTTCTCGGCTTGGTGCGCGTTGCCACACAGTCCAGGAAATGCAGGCATTCAGCTCGCAGGGGCTCTCCCTGTTCCAGTTCAACAGTCTGGGCGTCCGCTTTGTTCGCGATTGGGAGATTGTCCTTCCAGTCGATGGAATGAGGATAGAGAAACAGCTTGTCCTTTTTCTCCAGATCGTCGAACACCGCCATCTTTCGGTCGCCTACCACGATCAGTTTCTGTTCCTTGAAGGGATGCAGCCAGGAAACGAAGATATGGGCCTTCACTCCACTTGGGAACGACAGCAGACTGATAGTCACGTCGGCGATATGCTGATGGAGGTAGTTCCCACCTTGGGCGAGGACTCCATCGGGAGTTTCATTGAGCAGCCCCAGGATGACGGAGATATCGTGGGGCGCAAAGCTCCAGAGAATATTCTCTTCCCGGCGGATCTTACCCAGATTCAATCGGTTTGAATAGATGTACTGAATGTGGCCCAATTCTCCCGTCCGGATCAATTCCTTCAGTTTCAGCACGGCAGGGTGATACCAGAGGAGATGTCCGACCATGAGAATGCGATTATTCTTCTTAGCCAAGGCAACGAGCTCGGCGCCCTCGTGGACTGACAGACAGAGCGGCTTCTCTACAAAGACGTCTTTACCGGCCAGCAAGGCCTCCCGTACCGAATCTGCGTGTCCCTCGGCTGGTGTGGCAATTGCCACGGCCTCTATCGTCTCATCACACAGCACCTCCGAATAGGCTCGGACCAGCTTCACACCTGGATGCTGCGTGCCAAACGACGCTAACCGTTCGGCATCATTGTCACAGATGGCAGCGAGCGCTCCCAAGCCGGCAAAGTTACGCACCAGGTTCTTCCCCCAATAGCCGGCTCCCACGACAGCCACGTGAACCTTGCGATGTTCACGTTGATCAGATTCATTACTCATCACATCTCCCCCCCTCTCCCAACGCATAAACCGTCTTAGACCACTCAAACGCTGTCCGGCTTCCTAAAGACTCGGTCGGCGAATTTCAACGAGACTCGGCACCCGTTGCGCTTTTGGTTGGCGCATGGTTCACATTAGACGCCTGCGCACCTTGCAGGAAACCCCACAGAAAACCAATCGCGTAGGCAATGTGCAGCGTGGCGGCTGCCACAGGAAACAGAAAACCGACCTTCCACCCTGCCCGACGAGACAGATGAAGCCCGACGCCACAAAGTATAAGTACGTAGACACAGGGACCCGCCAGCATGAGAAGGCGCCAGCCTTCCGGAACAATCACGGCGAGTGCGAACGAAACGACCAGACCGATCAGAAATATGAGCGGGACGAGATGGCGAAACGACGCAGGCATCCGATGTTTCTTAATGACGGCAACCCGCCAATATCCATACTCGAAATATTGGCGAAACAGCGA is a window from the Candidatus Nitrospira nitrificans genome containing:
- a CDS encoding Gfo/Idh/MocA family oxidoreductase, with translation MSNESDQREHRKVHVAVVGAGYWGKNLVRNFAGLGALAAICDNDAERLASFGTQHPGVKLVRAYSEVLCDETIEAVAIATPAEGHADSVREALLAGKDVFVEKPLCLSVHEGAELVALAKKNNRILMVGHLLWYHPAVLKLKELIRTGELGHIQYIYSNRLNLGKIRREENILWSFAPHDISVILGLLNETPDGVLAQGGNYLHQHIADVTISLLSFPSGVKAHIFVSWLHPFKEQKLIVVGDRKMAVFDDLEKKDKLFLYPHSIDWKDNLPIANKADAQTVELEQGEPLRAECLHFLDCVATRTKPRTDGEEGLRVLSVLQRCQEALEQKSGQPRTTAASKPDRHYFAHESAFVDEAVEIGEGTSIWHTSHILKGSRIGKNCKIGQNVVVGPRVTVGHGVKIQNNVSVYEGVTLEDHVFCGPSMVFTNVFNPRSEIPRMNELRQTLVKRGTTLGANSTILCGITIGRYAFVGAGTVVTKDVPDHALVVGNPGRVTGWMCLCGVKLRVKGKKAACPTCGQQYRVERTGMTAV
- a CDS encoding DegT/DnrJ/EryC1/StrS family aminotransferase; its protein translation is MKEFLPFHRSDVGEEEVSEVVEVLRSGWLTTGPKVREFEREFAAMVGAEHAVAVNSCTAALHLALEAAGVSEGDEVLVPTMTFAATAEVVTYFKARPVLIDCMPDTLNLNTDCIQQAITDKTKAIIPVHFAGHPCDLKPIHTIAQNHNLYVIEDAAHALPARYHGKMIGGISDATCFSFYATKNITTGEGGMVTTNNAEWAARMRMMSLHGLSRDAWNRYSAQGSWYYEILSPGFKYNLTDIAAALGLAQLKKCERFWKGREHYTTLYQEGFHDLPEIMCPPAASHVQHAWHLYVIQLNLDRLQIGRDEFIRQLQQAGIGCSVHFIPLHLHPYHRDRGGYRPEDFPVASRAFERIVSLPLYSKMTEGEVNRVIETVRELIKRNRR
- a CDS encoding DegT/DnrJ/EryC1/StrS family aminotransferase, giving the protein MGVPLLDLKAHHEPLQQEIMAALERTFRSQAFILGPDVGKLEERVAVYCQTTYGIGVSSGTDALLVALMALGIGPGDEVLTTPYSFFATAGAVVRLGAKPVLVDIDPVTYNLDPAKIKSALTANSKAIIPVHLYGQCADMAPIMDVAKQHSLSVIEDAAQAIGSEYGDGRRACSIGTIGCLSFFPSKNLGCLGDGGMVVTNDPDLAERMRVLRVHGSKPKYYHKRIGGNFRLDTIQAAVLNVKLNYLDGWTKRRQENASRYESLFKQSGLMQKGKVKLPEPVYRNSGAKHYHIYNQFVLRVEQRDALMTHLKQKGIGAEIYYPVPFHLQECFSYLGYREGDFPESERAAKETVAVPIYPELTGEQQTEVVEAITAFYR